From one Pseudomonas sp. S35 genomic stretch:
- a CDS encoding pyrroline-5-carboxylate reductase translates to MTLAKDIVIIGAGHMGYAIALGLRRSSQTLSIAAVDLSHTYDKEMKNAGIKVISNLPNHSTSKITILAIPPQAFATFAESNLQHKLLTDMTVSVMAGVNLSELANHLKTLQVCRAIPNLPSAINEGMSVLAYTPHTTQRNRSLVNGLFSKLGRLLIVQEESLIDHATALVGGGPAYVAYFAQALIEYALLAGFDERAARAIVVQTLRGSSALLDAHQETPEKLCEKVMTQNGTTEQAIKLFNNKKMKAVIIEGLEHACARSKELGRRL, encoded by the coding sequence ATGACCCTTGCGAAAGACATTGTCATTATTGGCGCAGGTCATATGGGATATGCAATCGCCTTAGGCTTAAGGCGATCATCCCAAACTCTATCCATCGCAGCTGTCGACCTCAGCCACACTTACGATAAAGAAATGAAAAACGCAGGAATTAAGGTAATCAGTAACCTGCCAAACCATTCAACCTCAAAAATTACGATCTTGGCCATTCCCCCCCAAGCTTTTGCGACGTTCGCAGAAAGCAATTTGCAGCATAAGCTGCTTACCGACATGACGGTTTCCGTTATGGCGGGGGTCAATCTTTCCGAGCTGGCGAACCATTTAAAAACCTTACAAGTCTGCAGAGCAATTCCAAATCTTCCATCGGCCATCAACGAGGGCATGTCCGTATTGGCATACACCCCACACACCACTCAAAGAAATAGGTCTCTGGTTAATGGGCTGTTCTCCAAGCTCGGCAGATTACTCATCGTACAAGAAGAATCCCTCATTGATCATGCCACAGCTCTGGTCGGTGGGGGGCCGGCTTATGTAGCCTACTTTGCACAAGCTCTTATTGAGTATGCTTTGTTGGCGGGCTTTGATGAACGTGCCGCACGCGCCATCGTAGTCCAAACTCTGCGCGGCTCCTCCGCTCTGCTTGACGCCCACCAAGAGACACCAGAAAAACTGTGTGAAAAAGTCATGACGCAAAACGGCACAACCGAACAAGCGATAAAACTATTTAACAACAAAAAAATGAAAGCAGTAATCATAGAGGGTCTTGAACACGCCTGCGCGCGCTCAAAAGAACTGGGAAGGAGACTTTAG
- a CDS encoding pirin family protein, producing the protein MKKLIGIYTSPRAHWVGDGFPVRTLFSYDNLGKHISPFLLLDHAGPAEFTPTEQRRGVGQHPHRGFETVTIVYDGEVEHRDSTGAGGTIGPGDVQWMTAAKGILHEEFHSQAFARKGGAMEMVQLWVNLPAKDKMADAGYQTIVDGDIPVLPLADEAGHLRLIAGEFAGAKGPARTFTPIDVWDLRLNAAKPVTLDLHAGRNTALVILRGTVLVNGEEVARQGQLALFERDGTQLVLEANDDAMVLLLSGEPIDEPIVGHGPFVMNTEQEIHQAFADFQSGQFGRMHA; encoded by the coding sequence ATGAAAAAACTCATCGGCATCTACACCAGCCCTCGCGCCCATTGGGTCGGCGACGGTTTCCCGGTGCGCACACTGTTTTCCTACGACAACCTGGGCAAACACATCAGCCCCTTCCTGCTGCTGGACCACGCGGGCCCGGCCGAATTTACCCCGACCGAACAACGACGCGGCGTCGGCCAGCACCCCCATCGAGGGTTTGAAACCGTCACCATCGTCTACGACGGCGAAGTCGAACACCGCGACTCCACCGGCGCTGGCGGCACCATCGGCCCAGGCGATGTGCAATGGATGACGGCCGCAAAAGGCATTCTCCACGAGGAGTTCCACTCCCAAGCGTTTGCCCGCAAAGGCGGCGCGATGGAGATGGTTCAGCTGTGGGTCAACTTGCCGGCCAAGGACAAAATGGCCGACGCCGGTTACCAGACCATTGTCGACGGTGATATTCCCGTGCTGCCGTTGGCCGATGAAGCCGGGCACCTGCGCCTGATCGCCGGAGAGTTCGCCGGCGCCAAAGGCCCTGCGCGCACCTTCACACCGATTGACGTGTGGGACCTGCGCCTCAACGCCGCAAAGCCAGTGACCCTGGACCTGCACGCCGGGCGCAACACTGCCCTGGTGATCCTGCGCGGCACCGTGCTGGTCAACGGCGAGGAAGTGGCGCGCCAAGGCCAATTGGCACTGTTCGAGCGCGACGGCACGCAACTGGTCCTGGAGGCAAACGACGATGCTATGGTGCTGCTGCTCAGCGGCGAGCCGATCGACGAGCCCATCGTTGGCCATGGCCCGTTTGTGATGAACACCGAGCAGGAGATTCACCAGGCGTTTGCGGATTTTCAGTCGGGTCAATTCGGGCGGATGCACGCCTGA
- a CDS encoding methyltransferase, protein MQGLIDHGIAGQFHLKIDHQNCLEGVYSVYFGLGQSVNLTHAPGVFNVSLAGVRLGSYLLQSSYLRDSDRSFLDIGTGSGVHAFLARKLGGNDITATDVCEKSIAQARTNEHINFKQHAISFLASDLFDGIPEKQFHTVVFNPPGWRTPSQSFIRRLVASTQTGQLPLRAMFFGEEVISRFLEDLPRYLAPTGVAIVGLNSLMGIRDVLHRYDQKYNKKPPLAYKLVERHTFPLIHYSAQWKALDRYLKLEFENWNNLDLAAYSTDQNGNIYWSYEIIEFSHRKT, encoded by the coding sequence ATGCAAGGTTTAATTGATCACGGCATAGCTGGACAGTTTCACTTGAAGATCGATCACCAGAATTGTCTCGAAGGCGTCTATAGCGTTTACTTCGGACTAGGTCAAAGCGTAAACCTAACTCATGCACCTGGAGTATTCAACGTCAGCCTCGCAGGCGTAAGACTTGGAAGCTACCTACTGCAATCATCCTATTTAAGGGATTCAGATCGTAGCTTTTTGGATATCGGCACAGGAAGTGGCGTCCATGCTTTCTTGGCACGTAAGCTTGGCGGTAACGATATTACCGCTACTGACGTCTGCGAAAAATCAATCGCGCAGGCCAGGACAAACGAACACATCAATTTTAAACAGCATGCTATCTCCTTTCTTGCAAGTGACCTATTCGATGGCATTCCTGAAAAACAATTCCATACGGTAGTTTTTAATCCTCCTGGCTGGAGAACGCCATCTCAATCATTTATCCGGCGATTGGTCGCATCTACTCAGACAGGCCAATTACCCCTGCGTGCTATGTTTTTTGGCGAGGAGGTTATTAGTCGTTTTCTTGAGGACCTTCCGAGATACCTTGCACCTACGGGCGTGGCAATTGTTGGGCTAAATTCGCTAATGGGAATACGGGACGTGCTGCACAGGTACGATCAAAAATACAACAAAAAACCTCCACTCGCCTATAAGTTAGTTGAACGACATACGTTCCCGCTCATTCACTACAGCGCCCAATGGAAAGCCCTAGACAGATACTTGAAGCTCGAATTTGAAAACTGGAACAATCTAGATCTAGCCGCCTACTCCACCGATCAAAACGGAAATATTTATTGGTCATATGAAATAATAGAATTTTCACATCGTAAGACGTGA
- a CDS encoding mechanosensitive ion channel family protein, with protein MPSFISDHPMLCALALILIDIAVWRLISANLANWKLAARLVIFAVFSAVLFNDGMNPMLVAPYADNTALHMAATALQIGWWLFAARTLTVLLGALMMQRVGHTGRLLQDLMGAVIFLIAIIAALAYVLDLPVKGVLATSGAVAIIVGLALQSTLSDVFSGIVLNTTKPYQLDDWISIDGTEGRVTDIDWRATRLQTSQGSMAVIPNSLAAKAKIINFSRPADMFGLAVSLQVSPHARPQTVIEALERAMQGCRPLLAKPAPSVAFKTSASGGVEYEISGFVPAMPLKREVRNQLYDLAFRHLQAAGVSLLSAVETATPVPTSPARALLDSSSIFSTLRQEEKDTFSQNMTLHTYRPGEMILPAGEVSDHLFIVESGVVSVMLIKGGHTFEAGRMGPGEVIGEAGILTEQAALADFTAKTFCTLYRIEKAYLTPCLDARHDIADAMKTLLDFRLHAAQALTQDAPVVPVKKGFLQWLRKRGL; from the coding sequence ATGCCCTCATTTATCTCCGATCACCCAATGTTGTGCGCCCTGGCGCTGATACTCATCGACATCGCCGTATGGCGGCTTATCTCCGCCAACCTGGCCAACTGGAAACTCGCGGCGCGGTTGGTGATCTTTGCGGTGTTCAGCGCCGTGCTGTTCAACGACGGTATGAACCCCATGCTCGTCGCGCCCTACGCCGACAACACCGCATTGCACATGGCCGCCACGGCGTTGCAGATCGGGTGGTGGCTGTTCGCGGCGCGTACGCTGACGGTGTTGCTCGGGGCGTTAATGATGCAGCGGGTCGGGCATACCGGGCGGTTGTTGCAGGATTTGATGGGCGCGGTGATTTTCCTGATTGCGATCATCGCGGCGCTGGCCTACGTGCTCGACCTGCCAGTCAAAGGCGTGCTCGCGACGTCCGGTGCGGTGGCGATCATTGTCGGCCTAGCGCTGCAAAGCACCTTGAGCGATGTGTTCTCCGGGATCGTGCTCAATACCACCAAGCCTTATCAGTTGGATGACTGGATTTCCATCGACGGCACCGAAGGCCGGGTCACCGATATCGACTGGCGCGCCACGCGGCTGCAAACCTCCCAGGGCAGCATGGCGGTGATTCCCAACTCCCTGGCGGCCAAGGCCAAGATCATCAATTTTTCGCGCCCGGCGGATATGTTCGGCCTGGCGGTCAGCCTGCAGGTCAGCCCCCATGCGCGGCCGCAAACCGTGATTGAAGCGCTGGAGCGCGCGATGCAGGGCTGCCGGCCGTTGCTGGCCAAGCCGGCGCCGAGCGTGGCGTTCAAGACCTCGGCCAGTGGCGGCGTGGAATACGAAATCAGTGGGTTCGTGCCGGCCATGCCCCTCAAGCGCGAGGTGCGCAACCAGCTTTATGACCTGGCGTTCCGGCACCTGCAAGCCGCTGGTGTGAGCCTGTTGTCTGCCGTCGAAACCGCGACGCCAGTGCCCACGTCCCCGGCGCGGGCGCTGTTGGACAGTTCGTCGATTTTCTCCACCTTGCGCCAGGAGGAAAAAGACACCTTCAGCCAGAACATGACCCTGCACACCTACCGCCCCGGCGAGATGATCTTGCCGGCGGGAGAGGTCAGCGATCATCTATTTATCGTCGAGTCGGGTGTGGTCTCGGTGATGCTGATCAAGGGCGGTCACACCTTCGAAGCGGGACGCATGGGCCCCGGCGAGGTGATCGGCGAAGCGGGGATTCTGACCGAGCAGGCCGCCTTGGCGGACTTCACCGCCAAGACGTTCTGCACGCTGTACCGCATTGAGAAGGCGTACCTGACGCCGTGCCTGGATGCACGACACGACATCGCCGACGCCATGAAAACCCTGCTGGACTTCCGCCTGCACGCGGCCCAGGCCCTGACCCAGGACGCACCCGTGGTGCCGGTCAAGAAGGGCTTTCTACAGTGGCTGCGCAAGCGCGGTCTTTGA
- a CDS encoding ATP-binding protein, translated as MARQLSLLLLLALLASNAIAMLFLQRTGSLIHPLSRSFSLERLGIAHHTAIDLTPTETEHLLAGMSHDDTRFWIAPTPEVAPFELRPEEQRLANELRRQLHLDDAAAIGMQLERISGADARTHVFSPAGWAPLRLRTSVPLPNGTYLNAVQYPAGAYEWGRVLAYSLPVTTLPVLLIVMFFIARVVRPIKTLAQATERVSRGEWIAPLPETGPQEARDLTAAFNTMQVHLARHVEGRTRMLAAVSHDLNTPITELRLQVELLEPGDMRDDMLESLAELNAMVRETLSFVRDDAVQEASATLSLSSLLDDLAKRYQRLQQPVIWNGAPALALTCRPLALKRALTNLIDNALHHAGDAHLSLTREDNGWLRIEILDHGQGLPEDWLDKVFEPFVQRGVSDAGVGLGLAIARSCIQAHGGELMLHNRPPAGLCAVVRLPAAL; from the coding sequence CTGGCGCGTCAGTTGAGCCTGTTGCTGCTGCTGGCATTGCTCGCCTCCAATGCCATCGCGATGCTGTTTTTGCAACGCACCGGCAGCCTGATCCACCCGCTGTCACGCAGTTTCAGCCTGGAGCGCCTGGGGATTGCGCACCACACGGCAATCGACCTGACGCCGACGGAAACCGAGCACCTGCTGGCCGGGATGAGCCACGACGACACACGCTTCTGGATCGCCCCAACGCCAGAGGTAGCGCCGTTTGAACTGCGCCCGGAAGAACAGCGGCTGGCCAACGAACTGCGCCGCCAATTACACCTGGATGACGCGGCCGCCATCGGTATGCAGTTGGAACGCATCAGCGGCGCCGACGCCCGCACCCACGTGTTCAGCCCCGCCGGTTGGGCACCGTTGCGCCTGCGCACCAGCGTGCCGCTGCCCAACGGCACCTACCTCAATGCCGTGCAATACCCCGCCGGCGCGTATGAATGGGGCCGTGTCCTGGCCTACAGCCTGCCGGTGACGACGCTGCCGGTGCTGCTGATCGTGATGTTTTTCATCGCCCGCGTGGTGCGCCCGATCAAGACCCTGGCCCAGGCCACGGAGCGCGTCAGCCGTGGTGAATGGATCGCTCCGCTGCCGGAAACCGGCCCCCAGGAAGCCCGCGATCTCACTGCCGCCTTCAACACCATGCAGGTCCATCTTGCCCGGCACGTCGAAGGCCGCACGCGGATGTTGGCGGCGGTCAGCCACGACCTGAACACGCCGATCACCGAACTGCGCTTGCAAGTGGAATTGCTGGAGCCCGGCGACATGCGCGATGACATGCTCGAAAGCCTCGCCGAGCTGAACGCAATGGTCCGCGAAACCTTGAGCTTCGTGCGCGATGACGCAGTGCAGGAGGCAAGCGCCACACTATCGTTGAGCAGCTTGCTGGATGACCTGGCCAAGCGTTATCAGCGCTTGCAACAGCCCGTGATCTGGAACGGCGCACCAGCTCTGGCGCTGACCTGCCGCCCACTGGCGCTCAAACGCGCCTTGACCAACCTGATCGACAACGCCCTGCACCATGCCGGCGATGCCCACCTAAGCCTGACTCGGGAAGACAACGGCTGGCTGCGCATCGAGATTCTCGACCACGGCCAAGGCTTGCCCGAAGACTGGCTGGACAAAGTCTTCGAACCGTTCGTGCAGCGCGGCGTCAGCGATGCAGGCGTAGGGTTGGGCCTGGCGATTGCACGCTCGTGCATCCAGGCCCACGGCGGGGAGCTGATGTTGCACAATCGCCCACCGGCCGGCCTATGCGCGGTGGTGCGATTGCCCGCAGCGCTTTAG
- a CDS encoding response regulator transcription factor yields MPFAPAPVAPRVLVVDDHRKIREPLATYLRRHTFDVRTAEDATGMWQLLKTQAFDVVVLDVLLPDGDGFELCNQLHRRSNTPVILLTARDTAADRIRGLDLGADDYVTKPFEPRELVARINSVLRRQGRNTGPAAPSSGARAYRFAGWQFSVANAILQREACPPIQLSTAESRLLQVFLTHPNTLLPRERLIDLTAAADSDVSDRAIDRQVSRLRRKLAQDNTAPDLLRTIWGGGYLLAADVNECAP; encoded by the coding sequence ATGCCGTTTGCCCCTGCGCCTGTCGCACCGCGTGTGCTGGTGGTGGATGACCACCGCAAAATCCGCGAACCCTTGGCCACTTACCTGCGTCGACACACCTTCGATGTGCGCACCGCCGAAGACGCGACCGGTATGTGGCAATTGCTCAAGACCCAGGCGTTCGACGTCGTAGTGCTCGACGTGCTGCTGCCGGACGGCGACGGTTTCGAGCTGTGCAACCAGTTGCATCGGCGCAGCAATACCCCTGTGATCCTGTTGACCGCCCGCGATACCGCCGCCGACCGTATCCGTGGCCTGGACCTGGGCGCAGACGACTACGTGACCAAGCCCTTCGAGCCCCGCGAATTGGTGGCACGCATCAACAGTGTGCTGCGCCGCCAAGGCCGCAACACCGGGCCTGCCGCACCCAGCAGTGGCGCGCGCGCCTATCGGTTTGCCGGTTGGCAATTCAGCGTGGCCAACGCCATCTTGCAGCGCGAGGCCTGCCCGCCGATCCAGCTCAGCACAGCGGAAAGCCGCTTGTTGCAGGTATTCCTTACCCACCCCAACACCTTGCTGCCCCGCGAACGTTTGATCGACCTTACCGCCGCTGCCGACAGCGACGTGAGCGACCGCGCCATCGACCGCCAGGTGAGCCGCTTGCGCCGCAAACTGGCCCAGGACAATACGGCGCCAGACCTGCTGCGCACCATCTGGGGTGGCGGCTACCTTCTGGCGGCCGACGTCAACGAATGCGCGCCCTGA
- the solA gene encoding N-methyl-L-tryptophan oxidase, with protein sequence MKSHYDVIVIGLGIMGAAALWRVAPKCTKSLGIDASSPTHDYGSSHGASRIFRRAYWEGNKYLQLLNHADLLWNELEHVTQKHLLFHTGGVFVGTQSSRIVDGSIQTAKQGGIGHEVWNSSEARKWMPTFNMPEEMQAVYEPGAYAISATDARLAMLDEAVLNGAKTEFGDTVVKLENHGTGVRVTSKSGRVYFAGSAVITTGPWMASNLMPEISSLLEPRRVPIYWFKPKTGSETLFSQEQFPIFLYEREDGGLLYGAPSIVSSEPGVKIGFHNRQQIPSLPDWKNTRVQRRHIKEIAPIIDSLFPRLEPIPTQAKNCFYTMSPDDSFLIGKSKAMNSTYFASACSGHGFKFAPAIGDALANMATGRQANFSLSAFSVDRFNTTMNS encoded by the coding sequence ATGAAATCTCATTATGACGTTATCGTTATCGGCCTTGGAATTATGGGTGCAGCGGCTCTATGGAGAGTCGCACCAAAATGCACTAAATCATTAGGAATAGACGCCTCCAGCCCCACCCATGACTATGGTTCATCCCATGGGGCCTCCAGAATATTTCGGCGCGCCTACTGGGAGGGAAATAAATACCTTCAACTGCTTAACCATGCTGATTTATTGTGGAACGAACTGGAGCACGTTACTCAGAAACATCTATTGTTTCACACAGGGGGCGTTTTCGTCGGAACTCAATCCAGTCGCATAGTGGACGGAAGCATTCAAACTGCTAAACAAGGAGGAATTGGACATGAAGTCTGGAACAGTTCAGAGGCTAGAAAATGGATGCCGACATTCAACATGCCGGAGGAGATGCAGGCCGTATACGAGCCTGGCGCGTATGCAATTTCGGCCACCGACGCGAGGTTAGCAATGTTGGATGAGGCCGTTCTCAATGGCGCAAAAACCGAATTCGGTGACACTGTCGTAAAGCTCGAGAATCATGGCACGGGTGTGCGTGTGACGTCCAAGAGCGGACGTGTTTACTTTGCTGGCTCTGCAGTCATCACTACAGGGCCTTGGATGGCCAGCAACCTTATGCCTGAGATCTCTAGCCTCTTGGAGCCGCGTAGAGTCCCCATTTATTGGTTCAAACCAAAAACGGGTTCCGAAACTCTATTTTCCCAAGAGCAATTCCCCATTTTTCTTTACGAGCGAGAAGATGGCGGCCTTCTCTACGGCGCCCCATCAATTGTTAGTAGCGAGCCCGGTGTAAAAATTGGCTTTCATAACAGGCAGCAAATCCCATCGCTTCCCGACTGGAAAAATACCCGTGTGCAACGGCGCCATATAAAGGAAATAGCCCCAATTATTGACTCTCTATTCCCGAGGCTTGAGCCTATTCCGACACAAGCAAAGAACTGTTTCTATACGATGAGCCCTGATGATTCTTTCTTGATAGGAAAATCTAAAGCTATGAACTCAACTTATTTTGCATCTGCTTGCTCAGGACACGGTTTTAAGTTTGCACCGGCTATTGGTGATGCGTTGGCCAATATGGCTACTGGTCGACAGGCAAACTTTTCACTTTCAGCTTTTTCAGTCGATAGATTTAACACAACTATGAATAGTTGA